A single genomic interval of Peribacillus sp. FSL H8-0477 harbors:
- a CDS encoding aldolase: MINTTQTFAYKAFGLSMISEILLSGLPNCKLENQLGNITIKRADLSTLWFEYSINRHFIIKENFVMFLVPDKAIFLIQNGNEIFFTPLNDSSEDYHRLYILGTCMGAILMQRKILPLHGSAIAINGKAYAFVGDSGAGKSTLASAFLNKGYQLLSDDVIPVRMSDENIPMVIPAYPQQKLWMESLNQFGMESDQYKPIVERETKFAVPVSTQFANQELPLAGIVELVKTDEEEIRITPITNMTRFHTLYTHTYRNFFLAGLGLMDWHFSTSAKMVNQLSFYQLQRPVSRFTAHDLTELILSTISKEEKVR; the protein is encoded by the coding sequence ATGATAAATACTACACAGACATTTGCCTATAAAGCTTTTGGCTTATCGATGATAAGTGAAATCTTACTGTCGGGATTGCCTAACTGTAAACTAGAAAATCAACTTGGTAATATTACAATAAAAAGAGCAGATCTTTCAACTTTGTGGTTTGAGTATTCTATCAATAGACATTTTATTATTAAAGAAAATTTCGTTATGTTCCTAGTTCCAGATAAAGCTATCTTTCTAATTCAAAATGGAAATGAAATATTTTTTACTCCACTAAACGATTCTTCAGAAGACTATCATCGCCTTTACATTCTAGGTACTTGTATGGGAGCCATACTAATGCAAAGAAAAATCCTCCCGTTACATGGAAGCGCAATCGCCATAAATGGAAAGGCTTATGCATTTGTCGGAGATTCGGGTGCTGGGAAATCGACGTTAGCTTCTGCTTTTCTGAACAAGGGCTATCAGCTGTTGAGTGATGATGTAATTCCAGTGAGAATGTCTGATGAGAATATTCCCATGGTAATACCAGCCTATCCTCAGCAAAAATTATGGATGGAAAGTCTAAACCAGTTTGGAATGGAATCTGATCAGTATAAACCGATTGTCGAAAGGGAAACCAAATTTGCTGTTCCCGTTTCCACTCAGTTTGCTAATCAGGAGCTGCCACTTGCCGGAATCGTTGAATTGGTTAAAACTGATGAAGAAGAGATAAGGATTACTCCGATTACAAATATGACAAGGTTTCATACGCTCTATACACATACGTATCGTAATTTTTTTCTTGCAGGTTTGGGATTAATGGATTGGCATTTTTCCACTTCTGCAAAAATGGTTAATCAACTTAGTTTTTACCAATTACAGCGTCCTGTTTCTCGATTTACAGCTCACGATTTAACAGAGTTAATTCTATCTACCATTAGCAAGGAGGAAAAGGTACGATGA
- a CDS encoding ABC transporter ATP-binding protein — translation MKEDIIYFLKQIHSYAGKVLYINMIAMTFIGLLESVGTLLLISLIGMSGIVNMDVDHLAIFNLFGFLDSLPASIRLSIILGIYFLVIMGYNLVERQIVIRNGVIQNGFLRKVRTDTYSGLLHANWDFFIKNRKSDLINLLLSEVTRTSGGIHAFLQFMASLIFTVIQIALAFWLSPNITIFVLISGVFIVFLNRKFLKRSLALGNRNYELARQFYAGTTDQINGIKDIKSNSLEESRMQWFRTITKNMESEQVEYLKLKTTSQLYYKLASSLLMIIFIFVAIKMFQAQAGQLMLIIVIFGRLWPRVAGIQSSLEQIATTLPSFKAVKRLQEECQQAEEFLEQENIKSLDLQKGIECRNIHFRYNKNERTYALKDINLWIPSNEMTAFVGRSGAGKSTLIDLLMGLNQPETGQVLLDGIPLTKENILSLRSSLSYVPQDPFLFNASIRENLMLVKPEASEEDMWEALTFASAAEFVGKLPNGLDSLIGDRGIKLSGGERQRLVMARAILRKPSILVLDEATSALDTESEANIQLALERLKGKMTIIVIAHRMSTIRNADQVIVLEDGQVIQQGGFNQLSQEKNKTFSKLLGRQMEVIQ, via the coding sequence ATGAAAGAGGACATTATCTATTTTTTAAAGCAGATTCATTCGTATGCTGGAAAAGTTCTGTATATAAATATGATTGCCATGACTTTTATTGGCTTATTAGAGAGTGTAGGGACCTTATTATTAATTAGTTTGATTGGGATGAGCGGCATCGTGAATATGGATGTTGATCATTTAGCCATATTCAACTTATTTGGCTTTCTAGATAGCCTGCCTGCCTCTATTCGGTTATCTATTATTCTTGGGATCTACTTTTTGGTCATAATGGGCTATAACTTAGTAGAAAGACAAATCGTCATTCGTAATGGAGTTATTCAAAATGGCTTCTTACGAAAAGTTCGTACAGATACATATAGTGGTTTACTACACGCTAATTGGGATTTTTTTATTAAAAATAGGAAGTCTGATCTGATTAATTTACTATTATCTGAAGTAACACGTACTAGCGGAGGAATCCATGCCTTTTTACAATTTATGGCCTCCCTAATTTTCACGGTCATTCAGATTGCTCTCGCTTTCTGGTTATCACCAAATATCACTATTTTTGTTTTAATTAGTGGTGTCTTTATCGTATTTCTCAATCGGAAGTTCCTTAAACGATCTCTTGCATTAGGAAATCGTAATTATGAATTGGCAAGGCAATTTTACGCGGGAACGACGGATCAAATCAATGGAATAAAAGATATTAAAAGTAATTCTTTAGAGGAATCCAGAATGCAATGGTTTCGTACGATCACCAAAAATATGGAGTCGGAACAAGTAGAATATTTGAAGTTGAAAACAACTTCGCAATTATATTATAAACTAGCTTCTTCGCTATTAATGATTATTTTCATATTTGTTGCTATTAAAATGTTTCAGGCCCAGGCAGGTCAGTTGATGTTAATCATCGTTATATTCGGGAGGTTATGGCCGAGAGTTGCCGGGATTCAATCCTCACTAGAGCAAATTGCGACGACATTGCCATCTTTTAAAGCCGTTAAAAGACTTCAAGAGGAATGTCAACAAGCTGAGGAATTCCTAGAGCAAGAAAATATTAAATCACTGGATTTACAAAAGGGAATAGAATGTCGGAATATTCACTTTCGTTATAACAAAAATGAAAGAACATATGCCTTAAAGGATATCAATCTATGGATCCCTTCCAATGAAATGACCGCATTTGTTGGGCGTTCTGGAGCTGGTAAAAGTACGTTAATTGATTTATTGATGGGGCTCAATCAACCAGAAACAGGTCAAGTTTTGTTAGATGGAATTCCGTTAACGAAAGAAAACATACTTTCATTAAGAAGTTCGCTCAGCTATGTACCCCAAGATCCATTTCTTTTCAATGCTAGTATCCGAGAAAATTTAATGCTCGTAAAACCCGAGGCAAGTGAAGAAGACATGTGGGAAGCCTTAACGTTCGCTTCAGCAGCTGAATTTGTAGGAAAGTTACCAAATGGTTTGGACTCGTTAATCGGAGACCGCGGCATTAAGCTTTCAGGGGGAGAACGGCAGCGGCTTGTAATGGCCAGAGCGATATTGAGAAAACCATCGATTCTTGTTTTAGATGAAGCTACTAGTGCGCTTGATACCGAGAGTGAAGCAAACATCCAATTAGCCTTAGAACGTTTAAAAGGAAAAATGACAATCATTGTCATCGCTCATCGAATGTCAACGATTCGCAATGCGGATCAAGTCATCGTACTAGAAGATGGACAAGTCATCCAGCAAGGAGGGTTCAACCAACTATCCCAAGAAAAAAATAAAACGTTTAGTAAATTGTTAGGAAGACAAATGGAAGTGATTCAATGA
- a CDS encoding lasso peptide biosynthesis PqqD family chaperone — translation MTQTISTNQLISQAEGYIVSDMDGEKVMLSIQSGKYYNLGQVGGDIWDLIKEPVTIEQIVHSLQSIYEVSQTECEDQVLSFLEKLKEEGLIFIS, via the coding sequence ATGACACAAACTATCTCTACTAATCAATTAATCAGTCAAGCAGAAGGATATATCGTTAGTGACATGGATGGAGAAAAGGTCATGTTAAGTATACAAAGTGGGAAATATTATAACTTAGGACAAGTTGGCGGAGACATTTGGGACTTGATTAAAGAACCAGTTACTATTGAGCAGATTGTCCATTCACTTCAATCAATCTATGAAGTGAGTCAAACAGAATGTGAAGACCAGGTGCTTTCTTTTCTAGAAAAGCTTAAGGAAGAAGGGCTAATTTTCATTAGCTAG
- a CDS encoding lasso peptide biosynthesis B2 protein: MTIFHKIRTFYKLDVSMKRLMVEAFVTLAWARYRKSKVFAKIAPSLGEQMAETTYLENTQNRVILRNVSNAIHMMSLFTFWESECLVKAIAGMKMLEKRGIESTLYLGTAKDQMGLIAHAWLRSGSFYISGSDGMERFTVVAKFAKRKKETSQEGENYG, from the coding sequence ATGACTATATTCCATAAAATAAGAACCTTTTATAAACTGGATGTGAGCATGAAAAGGTTGATGGTGGAAGCCTTTGTAACCTTAGCTTGGGCTCGGTACCGGAAAAGCAAAGTCTTCGCCAAGATCGCGCCTTCCTTAGGTGAACAAATGGCAGAAACAACTTATCTTGAAAATACTCAAAATAGAGTCATTTTACGAAACGTTTCAAATGCCATTCATATGATGAGCCTGTTTACATTTTGGGAAAGTGAATGCCTGGTTAAAGCGATAGCTGGAATGAAAATGCTAGAAAAAAGAGGGATTGAGAGTACACTCTATTTAGGGACAGCCAAAGATCAAATGGGATTGATTGCCCATGCTTGGCTTCGGAGTGGTTCCTTCTATATTTCAGGTTCGGATGGTATGGAAAGGTTCACGGTAGTTGCCAAATTTGCGAAAAGGAAGAAAGAGACTAGCCAAGAAGGAGAAAATTATGGATAA
- a CDS encoding nucleotidyltransferase domain-containing protein — MDKILDLTGVPNEVLLILELTKEAPFSQEKQEALCIDLNWDLFLEYSLHHRLFPRLYSIIRKLDDQWVPSFVKQQLNHHYKSNTFRMLQLSAETEYTSRMLSEIGIDALFLKGPVVAHDLYGDLSLRTSSDLDFLVPIEQLDQAEELLVKQGYAKDDYIETVLNDWRWRHHHVTYFHPHKQVKLEIHWRLHPGPGKEPSFQELWERKRMSNLTNFPVYFLGREDLFIFLVTHGARHGWSRLRWLDDIQQLMKQPVDWKLAYQLSKSSHNLDVMEQAIVLASQLLESPITKEMKPFLRGTKAHILAQEAIFYLEKMVNLHTDPVPEEITSYHTRHLFSLMSTYQKFFFLLSMMYPYPIDVETLPLPKKLHFLYFPLRPLLMVWRKTRKLALS; from the coding sequence ATGGATAAAATCCTTGATTTAACAGGTGTTCCTAATGAAGTACTTTTGATTCTGGAGTTGACGAAAGAGGCTCCATTTTCACAAGAAAAGCAAGAAGCACTATGTATCGATTTAAATTGGGATCTTTTTTTAGAGTATTCTCTCCATCACCGCTTGTTCCCAAGACTTTATTCAATCATTAGGAAGTTAGATGATCAATGGGTTCCATCTTTCGTAAAGCAGCAATTAAATCATCATTATAAAAGTAATACGTTTCGAATGCTGCAACTGAGTGCAGAAACGGAATATACCAGCCGAATGCTTTCAGAAATAGGAATTGATGCGTTGTTTTTAAAAGGCCCGGTTGTCGCCCACGATTTATACGGAGATCTTTCTTTACGTACGTCAAGTGATTTAGATTTTCTTGTGCCCATCGAACAACTTGATCAGGCTGAGGAATTATTGGTTAAGCAAGGGTATGCAAAAGATGACTATATCGAAACCGTGTTGAATGATTGGCGTTGGAGGCACCATCATGTTACCTATTTTCACCCACACAAACAAGTGAAGCTTGAAATTCATTGGCGTCTACATCCAGGACCAGGAAAGGAACCGAGCTTCCAAGAATTATGGGAAAGAAAAAGAATGAGTAACCTAACGAATTTTCCAGTTTACTTCTTAGGAAGAGAGGATCTGTTTATCTTTCTTGTTACGCATGGGGCACGTCATGGCTGGTCCCGTTTACGTTGGCTGGATGATATTCAACAATTAATGAAGCAGCCAGTAGATTGGAAGTTGGCTTATCAATTGAGTAAATCAAGTCATAACCTGGATGTTATGGAGCAGGCAATTGTCCTTGCATCACAGTTACTAGAATCACCTATTACAAAAGAGATGAAGCCATTTTTAAGAGGAACTAAAGCTCATATTTTAGCTCAAGAAGCGATTTTCTATTTAGAAAAAATGGTGAATTTACATACAGATCCTGTTCCAGAAGAAATCACCAGCTATCATACACGTCATTTATTCTCCTTAATGTCTACTTATCAAAAGTTTTTCTTCCTTCTCAGTATGATGTATCCCTACCCAATCGATGTAGAGACATTACCGTTACCAAAAAAACTTCATTTTTTATATTTTCCTTTAAGACCGCTATTAATGGTCTGGAGAAAAACAAGGAAATTGGCCTTATCTTAG
- a CDS encoding paeninodin family lasso peptide — protein sequence MKREWKKPNIEILEIKKTMKGIKPPKPPKPPTVPSIPDEFDS from the coding sequence TTGAAAAGAGAATGGAAAAAACCAAATATTGAGATCCTTGAAATTAAAAAGACAATGAAAGGGATTAAACCACCAAAACCACCAAAACCACCAACAGTTCCATCGATTCCAGACGAATTTGACAGCTAA